One Falco biarmicus isolate bFalBia1 chromosome 9, bFalBia1.pri, whole genome shotgun sequence genomic region harbors:
- the FFAR4 gene encoding free fatty acid receptor 4, protein MPGPRSTPGENRTLFPFFSDFRGHNATALRIGESSALASIFLLALVGNIWGICLLARRQRRLRAANCLILNLFCADLLFITAIPFIAVVRWTESWVLGDVVCHMLFYVVSLSGTVVILSLSAVSLERVASIAQLRHAACRRRKALAAALLLIWGFAALATLPLCCFFTVVRLPAAGGEEIQICTLAWPSIAGEIVWGVTFVVVFFLIPGLVIVVSYSKILQVCFSLKFCCRTKGSKQ, encoded by the exons ATGCCGGGACCCAGGAGCACACCAGGGGAGAACAGGactctcttccccttcttctctGACTTCAGGGGCCACAATGCGACGGCCCTCCGCATCGGCGAGTCATCTGCCCTGGCCTCCATCTTCCTGCTGGCCTTGGTGGGAAACATCTGGGGCATCTGCCTGCTGGCGCGGCGGCAGCGCCGGCTGCGTGCTGCCAACTGCCTCATCCTCAACCTCTTCTGCGCCGACCTGCTCTTTATCACCGCCATCCCCTTCATTGCTGTCGTGCGCTGGACCGAGTCCTGGGTCTTGGGCGACGTCGTCTGCCACATGCTCTTCTACGTGGTGAGCCTCAGCGGCACCGTCGTCATCCTCTCCCTGTCGGCCGTCAGCCTGGAGCGCGTCGCCAGCATCGCCCAGCTGCGCCACGCCGCCTGCCGCCGCCGCAAGGCGCTGGCCGCCGCCCTCCTCCTCATCTGGGGCTTCGCCGCCCTCGCCACCCTCCcgctctgctgcttcttcaccGTGGTGCGGCTGCCCGCCGCCGGCGGCGAG gAGATTCAGATTTGCACCTTGGCTTGGCCCAGCATTGCAGGAGAAATAGTTTGGGGTGTCacctttgttgttgttttctttctaataccAGGATTAGTCATTGTCGTCAGTTATTCCAAAATCTTACAGGTATGTTTTTCCCTTAAATTTTGTTGTAGAACAAAGGGAAGTAAACAGTAA